One Stigmatopora nigra isolate UIUO_SnigA chromosome 1, RoL_Snig_1.1, whole genome shotgun sequence DNA segment encodes these proteins:
- the LOC144205331 gene encoding cyclic nucleotide-gated channel alpha-3-like — protein sequence MDKETRNSIAGTGTGPLSSLVHMSPFGVNRSRPTEFNMSYCRTKNTRKRWPLAEHNINNCNNNDGKKDDKKDEPKKDDKKDDKKAEPKKDDKKDDKKDDKKDDKKDDKKEEPKEVWIMDPATDTYYYWLCMISIPVFYNLMLLVARACFNELQNNNTTLWMVLDYTSDALYILDTFVRSRTGFLEQGLLIREEKVLREKYRKTRQFQLDLISIIPTDIVFIKIGINNPEWRFNRLLRLARLFEFFDRTETRTNFPNIFRIGNLVLYIIIIIHWNACIYFAISKVLGFDSDTWVYPATKNAEFQRLGRQYIYCFYWSTLTLTTIGETPPPVRDIEYFFVVADFLTGVLIFATIVGNVGAMISNMGAARVEFQAKIDSVKQYMQFRKVTKDLEARVVKWFDYLWTEEKTCDEKLVLKNLPDKLKAEIAINVHLETLSKVRIFQDCEAGLLVELVLKLQPQVFSPGDYICKKGDIGREMYIIKEGKLAVVADDGVTQFVVLSDGAYFGEISILGIKGSKAGNRRTANIRSVGYSDLFALSKDDLMEALTEYPDAKNALEDKGRAILMKDNLIDESLVAATDAKDFEAKVNAVEASLEVMTVKLKKLTEHHESSQRKLKQRLTNLTNEVRTITVPDE from the exons atggacaaaGAGACTCGGAACTCCATTGCAGGGACAGGGACAGGACCACTATCCAG TCTGGTTCACATGAGTCCCTTCGGTGTGAACAGAAGTAGACCAACAGAATTCAATATGAGCTACTGTAGAACAAAGAACACCAGAAAAAG GTGGCCTTTGGCTGAACATAACATTAACAACTGCAACAACAACGACGG CAAAAAAGATGACAAGAAAGATGAGCCTAAGAAAGATGACAAAAAAGATGACAAGAAGGCAGAACCCAAGAAAGACGACAAGAAAGATGACAAGAAAGATGACAAAAAAGATGACAAGAAAGATGACAAAAAGGAAGAACC AAAGGAAGTCTGGATCATGGACCCAGCCACAGATACCTACTATTACTGGTTATGCATGATATCCATTCCTGTCTTCTACAATCTCATGTTGCTGGTGGCCAG AGCTTGCTTCAATGAACTGCAGAACAACAACACGACATTGTGGATGGTGCTTGACTACACTTCAGATGCCCTCTATATCTTGGACACTTTTGTTAGAAGTAGAACAG GTTTCTTGGAGCAAGGGTTGCTCATACGAGAGGAGAAAGTTCTAAGGGAAAAGTACAGGAAAACAAGGCAGTTTCAACTAGACCTCATATCTATAATTCCAACAGATATTGTTTTCATCAAAATCGGAATCAATAATCCAGAGTGGAGGTTCAATCGTCTCTTGAGGTTGGCCCGGCTCTTTGAATTCTTTGACCGAACCGAGACACGTACCAATTTCCCCAACATTTTCCGGATCGGTAATCTTGTACTttacattatcatcatcattcacTGGAATGCTTGCATCTATTTTGCCATATCCAAGGTTCTAGGCTTTGATTCAGATACGTGGGTTTATCCGGCAACAAAGAATGCTGAATTTCAGCGTCTTGGCCGGCAGTACATATACTGCTTCTATTGGTCTACGTTGACCTTGACCACTATAGGAGAGACACCACCCCCAGTCCGCGATATCGAGTATTTCTTTGTTGTGGCCGACTTTCTCACCGGGGTCTTGATCTTCGCTACAATCGTAGGCAATGTCGGTGCTATGATATCCAACATGGGTGCTGCTCGAGTAGAGTTCCAAGCCAAGATAGATTCAGTCAAGCAGTACATGCAGTTCCGAAAGGTGACCAAAGATCTTGAGGCTCGAGTGGTCAAATGGTTCGATTACTTGTGGACGGAGGAGAAAACGTGCGACGAAAAGCTGGTGCTCAAGAACCTTCCAGATAAGCTCAAGGCTGAGATCGCCATTAATGTTCATCTGGAAACTTTAAGTAAAGTACGAATTTTTCAAGATTGTGAGGCAGGTTTGCTGGTGGAGTTGGTCCTCAAACTACAACCCCAAGTCTTTAGCCCTGGTGACTATATCTGCAAGAAGGGGGACATTGGGAGGGAAATGTACATTATCAAGGAAGGGAAGTTAGCTGTGGTGGCAGATGATGGAGTCACCCAGTTTGTGGTACTTAGTGATGGAGCCTACTTTGGAGAAATTAGTATTTTGGGCATCAAGGGGAGTAAAGCGGGGAATCGAAGAACTGCCAACATTCGAAGTGTGGGATACTCTGATCTGTTTGCCTTATCCAAGGATGACCTGATGGAGGCGCTCACAGAGTACCCTGATGCTAAGAATGCACTGGAAGATAAGGGCCGCGCTATCCTGATGAAGGACAACCTCATTGACGAGTCGCTTGTCGCCGCAACTGACGCCAAAGACTTTGAAGCAAAAGTGAATGCAGTCGAGGCCAGTCTGGAGGTCATGACCGTCAAACTAAAAAAGTTAACGGAACATCATGAATCATCCCAGCGCAAGCTTAAACAGAGGCTCActaatttgacaaatgaggtCAGAACCATCACAGTACCTGACGAATAG